The following proteins are co-located in the Salvelinus namaycush isolate Seneca chromosome 31, SaNama_1.0, whole genome shotgun sequence genome:
- the LOC120026035 gene encoding stAR-related lipid transfer protein 7, mitochondrial-like: MFQSTPRQLIKLCEISVCAVRFQSSNTVRQGIGKSNGKSETTTWMRRRMGLLLSWLQRSGVGTSIKVASDNKKQDLLSFFANHCSFVTGQRLRRAYQIGGLYANLYSERTRWTLVGSIWRRLQSKHASTGKLVAALAGVFLWEDEKVRDEELHRCGLELQALESVKNLSASSEKAEGQVETGWELVMEKKNFKVWRRPIEGSHLCEYRVLGSYNDVTPRQFFNVQLDTEYRKTWDALVLKLEVVDRDVNTGSEVVHWATRFPYPMYSRDYVYVRRYNVDVENNLMVLISRAVQHPGVPETQDYVRVHSYQSKMVIRPHKSFDENGFNYLLTYSDDPQTAFPRYCVSWMVSSGMPDFLEKLHTAALKAKNLEVGIYDYASAVKSNDTKHQPSQDRLGDNTRPGQIYA; this comes from the exons ATGTTTCAGTCTACACCACGGCAGCTTATAAAATTATGTGAAATCAGTGTATGTGCTGTTAGGTTTCAAAGCAGTAATACAGTGAGACAGGGAATTGGCAAGAGCAATGGCAAATCCGAAACCACGACATGGATGAGAAGACGCATGGGCCTGTTGTTATCATGGCTCCAGAGATCGGGGGTGGGCACCAGTATAAAAGTGGCGTCTGACAATAAGAAGCAAGACTTGCTATCATTTTTTGCCAACCATTGTAGCTTTGTGACAGGCCAGAGGCTTCGACGCGCCTATCAGATTGGAGGGCTTTACGCAAACCTGTACTCAGAGCGAACTAGGTGGACCCTGGTAGGAAGCATATGGCGTCGACTCCAGAGCAAGCACGCTTCCACGGGGAAGCTTGTGGCTGCACTGGCCGGTGTCTTCCTGTGGGAGGACGAGAAGGTCCGAGATGAAGAACTACACAG GTGTGGACTAGAGCTCCAAGCTTTGGAGTCGGTGAAGAATCTGAGTGCATCCTCAGAGAAGGCTGAAGGGCAGGTGGAGACAGGCTGGGAACTTGTCATGGAGAAGAAGAATTTCAAAGTGTGGAGGCGGCCAATTGAGGGAAGCCACTTGTGTGAATACAGAG TTTTGGGTTCTTATAACGACGTCACCCCCCGACAGTTCTTCAATGTCCAG TTGGACACGGAGTACAGGAAGACGTGGGATGCTCTGGTTCTCAAGCTGGAGGTGGTGGACCGGGACGTCAACACAGGCTCAGAGGTTGTGCACTGGGCCACACGTTTCCCT TATCCCATGTACTCGAGGGACTATGTTTATGTGCGTCGCTACAATGTTGATGTGGAGAATAATCTGATGGTCCTGATCTCCAG AGCAGTTCAGCATCCTGGAGTCCCAGAAACTCAGGACTATGTCAGAGTCCACTCATACCAGTCCAAGATGGTCATTCGCCCTCACAAGTCCTTTGATGAG AATGGCTTTAACTACCTTCTGACCTACAGCGACGACCCTCAGACCGCCTTTCCCCGCTACTGTGTGAGCTGGATGGTGTCCAGTG GTATGCCTGACTTTCTGGAGAAACTGCATACTGCAGCCCTGAAGGCTAAGAACCTGGAGGTAGGGATCTATGATTATGCCAGCGCCGTGAAGTCCAACGACACCAAGCACCAGCCCAGCCAGGACCGGCTTGGGGACAACACGCGCCCTGGGCAGATCTACGCCTAa